The following coding sequences lie in one Polluticoccus soli genomic window:
- a CDS encoding c-type cytochrome: MFRRIAQSIFATVIALVVFHVSSFAAPDGKALFQSNCASCHNPLKDATGPALKGVDSRVPSKEWLHDWVHGSQKLVQAGDKYANDIYNKWGKIPMTPFPSLTNDEIDAIVTYVNSVEPPSAAGPAAGATATTEAKESNGWLYTVITLILLVLAIILWRVNSGLRKVAEQKEGQASSEEIPLYRNKVFIAMAVIIAFIAAGYWIVNGAIEMGRQQNYQPEQPVFYSHKVHAGINQINCLYCHAGAEKSRQAMIPSPNMCMNCHKSISEYTGDADHPLYTAEGERVDGTKEIQKLYKYAGWDPAKKDYIRDANGNIKATPVKWVKIHNLPDHVYFNHSQHVAVGKIQCQRCHGSIEEMDEVYQAAPLSMGWCINCHRQTQVQFAENNYYSIFEKYHNEIKAGKRDGVTVEDIGGLECQKCHY; encoded by the coding sequence ATGTTCCGGAGGATCGCCCAGAGCATATTTGCTACCGTAATTGCCCTGGTCGTTTTCCACGTCTCTTCTTTTGCCGCCCCAGATGGGAAGGCTTTGTTCCAATCGAACTGCGCCAGCTGTCACAACCCGCTGAAGGATGCCACAGGCCCTGCCCTGAAAGGTGTCGATTCGCGTGTGCCTAGCAAAGAGTGGTTGCACGATTGGGTACACGGATCGCAGAAGCTGGTACAAGCTGGCGATAAGTATGCCAACGATATCTACAACAAATGGGGTAAAATTCCAATGACCCCGTTCCCTTCGTTGACCAACGATGAGATCGATGCTATCGTTACTTATGTAAACTCAGTTGAGCCGCCTTCAGCTGCTGGTCCTGCTGCAGGTGCTACTGCAACTACCGAAGCTAAGGAAAGCAACGGATGGCTGTATACAGTTATCACACTTATATTATTAGTACTTGCTATCATCCTGTGGCGCGTTAACAGCGGCCTGCGTAAGGTGGCTGAGCAAAAAGAAGGCCAGGCAAGCAGCGAAGAAATTCCTTTGTATCGCAACAAGGTATTCATCGCTATGGCTGTTATCATTGCATTCATCGCAGCTGGTTACTGGATAGTGAACGGCGCCATTGAAATGGGTCGTCAACAAAACTACCAGCCTGAACAACCGGTATTCTACTCGCACAAAGTGCACGCAGGTATCAACCAGATCAACTGTTTGTATTGCCACGCAGGTGCTGAGAAGAGCCGCCAGGCTATGATCCCTTCTCCTAACATGTGTATGAACTGTCACAAATCGATCAGCGAATACACTGGCGATGCAGATCATCCGCTGTACACAGCTGAAGGTGAAAGGGTAGATGGTACCAAAGAGATCCAGAAGCTGTACAAATATGCTGGCTGGGATCCTGCAAAGAAGGACTACATCCGCGACGCGAATGGCAATATCAAAGCTACACCTGTTAAATGGGTGAAGATCCACAACCTGCCAGACCACGTTTACTTCAACCACTCACAGCACGTAGCAGTAGGTAAGATCCAGTGCCAGCGTTGCCATGGTAGCATTGAAGAAATGGATGAAGTTTACCAGGCTGCTCCGCTTTCAATGGGCTGGTGTATCAACTGCCACCGTCAAACACAGGTGCAGTTTGCTGAAAACAACTACTACAGCATTTTCGAGAAATATCACAACGAGATCAAAGCCGGTAAACGTGATGGCGTAACTGTGGAGGACATCGGCGGATTGGAATGTCAGAAATGTCACTACTAG
- a CDS encoding SDR family oxidoreductase — MLSLSLEGKTALIAGSTQGIGFASAQSLASLGANCVLIARNEEALKKAVAELDSSKGQKHSYLVADFSQPQQVGEQVGKLVQQTTVHILVNNSGGPAAGPIVDAKPEAFLAAFNQHLVCNHILTTAVMSGMKQAGYGRIINVISTSVKIPLKGLGVSNTIRGAVASWAKTMANELGQFGITVNNVLPGATATGRLDAIINNKASKTGMGQEEVEKEMLEEIPAKRFGQPEEIASLIAFLASGAAGYINGTSIPVDGGRTGSI; from the coding sequence ATGTTATCACTAAGCCTTGAGGGTAAAACCGCGCTGATAGCCGGCAGTACCCAGGGTATAGGTTTCGCTTCGGCGCAATCGCTGGCCAGCCTCGGCGCCAACTGTGTGCTCATTGCCCGCAACGAAGAAGCGCTGAAAAAAGCAGTTGCGGAACTAGATAGCTCTAAGGGTCAAAAACACAGCTACCTCGTGGCCGATTTTTCGCAGCCGCAACAGGTAGGCGAGCAAGTGGGCAAACTGGTGCAGCAAACTACAGTGCACATATTGGTAAACAATAGCGGTGGCCCTGCTGCCGGACCTATAGTGGATGCAAAGCCCGAGGCTTTCCTGGCGGCGTTCAACCAGCACCTGGTGTGCAATCATATTTTGACTACCGCAGTGATGAGTGGTATGAAACAGGCGGGTTATGGCCGTATCATCAACGTTATCTCTACTTCTGTTAAGATACCACTAAAGGGATTGGGTGTTTCCAATACCATTCGAGGGGCGGTGGCATCGTGGGCTAAGACCATGGCCAATGAGTTGGGGCAATTCGGTATTACCGTAAATAACGTGCTGCCTGGAGCCACAGCTACAGGCCGGCTTGACGCTATTATTAATAATAAAGCCTCTAAAACCGGGATGGGGCAAGAAGAAGTTGAAAAGGAGATGTTGGAGGAGATACCTGCCAAACGATTTGGTCAGCCGGAGGAGATCGCGTCGCTGATCGCGTTCCTCGCATCGGGCGCTGCTGGCTATATTAATGGAACCAGCATACCTGTTGATGGCGGCCGTACGGGCTCTATCTAA
- a CDS encoding dihydrofolate reductase family protein has translation MRKVILGLAVSLDGFIEGPNGEYDWCFTDQDYGLSEFFKRIDTAFIGRKSHEVLLANKDAEPDWMPKVKEYVFSNTVVGLDEGITVISGDFESAVKGIKNQEGKDIWLFGGAALTTSLMNVGLVDELWLSIHPILLGAGKPLFQNINGRVQLELLESKTYDTGLVSVKYALKPKAEK, from the coding sequence ATGCGCAAAGTTATCCTCGGCCTCGCAGTCAGCCTCGACGGTTTTATTGAAGGTCCTAATGGTGAATACGATTGGTGTTTTACAGACCAGGATTATGGTTTGTCGGAATTCTTCAAACGAATAGATACTGCATTCATTGGCAGAAAGAGCCATGAAGTGTTGCTGGCTAATAAAGATGCAGAACCAGACTGGATGCCAAAGGTCAAAGAGTATGTTTTTTCCAATACTGTTGTCGGGCTCGATGAAGGGATCACTGTGATATCCGGTGATTTTGAATCTGCAGTGAAAGGCATCAAAAATCAGGAGGGTAAAGACATCTGGCTATTTGGTGGTGCGGCGCTTACTACTTCTCTGATGAATGTCGGACTGGTTGATGAACTGTGGTTATCGATACACCCTATATTGCTGGGTGCAGGTAAACCTTTGTTTCAGAACATAAACGGCCGCGTGCAACTGGAGTTGCTGGAGTCGAAAACCTATGATACCGGGTTGGTCTCCGTCAAGTATGCGCTAAAGCCCAAAGCAGAAAAATAG
- a CDS encoding TonB-dependent receptor, giving the protein MKQALRNKLITLKALGFVVLSVTATNAQSVISGRVVDQKNVPVRNASIYLDNTIDGATSDSTGAFSFTTEEKGAQTLVASEVGHENAGLPITVNGDVKDIVLKMKEAPKKLDEVVVTAGSFEASDKGKTVLSSLDIVTTAGSQADVVKAIQTLPGTQQQGTQTGLFVRGGDASEAAFVVDGLIAQNAFFSTAPGVAARSRFGPFQFKGVAFSSGGYSARYGQALSSVLELNSNDMPDKSTINTGINMAGVYFSGAKLLKNTSLEGSAYYNNLSPFYGIAKTNMDFYDVPKGGGGSARYVHKPNKDGIIKALVNYTTFSSGTRVPNPAQGKETETLDFGVKNQYGYGIVSYRQMLKEKWNLYVAGSYTKNQDDIKANTLNILNKDDRAQFRAEAKRYVNSRLSILAGTEVQNFTYHQAFDTFKTEFTETQVAGYAEADWTPIYWLAFKPGVRYEHSGLLEQNSVSPRLALAIKAGKNGQFSVASGIFYQIADPQYFLQDYKPGLQRSIHYIANYQLMKNDRILRIEGYYKDYDQLVRELGNMPFNPAALAQRTIAGPVSNTGDGYATGAELFWRDKKSIKNADYWISYSYIDTRRIYRNYLEEVQPDFIATHNLNIVTKYFIPKWQTQINTTYSYSSGRPYFNPDPEVAFMSGRTPEYHNLSIAINYLTSIKKWFTVIYGGVDNVTNAKNVFGYRYSGGQAIPTRPALYRSVFVGVNFSLTEFDKDEL; this is encoded by the coding sequence ATGAAACAAGCTTTACGCAATAAACTTATCACACTCAAAGCGCTTGGCTTTGTGGTGTTATCTGTAACAGCCACAAATGCCCAATCTGTTATCAGCGGGCGTGTTGTAGACCAGAAGAATGTACCGGTGCGCAATGCCAGCATTTACCTGGATAATACCATAGATGGGGCTACCAGCGACAGCACAGGGGCTTTCAGTTTTACTACCGAGGAAAAAGGTGCCCAAACCCTCGTTGCTTCAGAAGTGGGGCATGAAAACGCGGGATTGCCCATCACGGTCAATGGTGATGTAAAGGATATTGTGCTGAAAATGAAGGAAGCGCCTAAGAAGCTGGATGAAGTAGTGGTGACAGCAGGCTCTTTTGAAGCATCGGATAAAGGTAAAACAGTACTCAGTTCGCTGGACATTGTGACTACTGCAGGTTCACAGGCCGATGTGGTAAAAGCTATCCAGACGTTACCGGGTACGCAACAGCAAGGCACGCAGACAGGCCTGTTTGTGCGCGGTGGTGATGCCAGCGAGGCTGCTTTCGTGGTAGACGGGCTGATAGCGCAAAACGCTTTCTTTAGTACTGCGCCGGGTGTTGCGGCGCGCAGTCGTTTCGGTCCCTTTCAGTTTAAAGGCGTTGCATTCAGCAGCGGCGGTTACAGTGCACGTTACGGACAGGCTCTGTCGTCAGTACTGGAATTGAATAGCAACGACATGCCCGATAAAAGCACGATCAATACCGGTATCAATATGGCCGGTGTCTATTTCTCCGGTGCCAAGTTGTTGAAGAATACCAGCCTAGAAGGTTCGGCCTATTACAATAACCTCTCACCTTTTTACGGCATAGCGAAAACCAACATGGATTTTTATGATGTGCCTAAAGGCGGTGGCGGTTCAGCGAGATATGTTCACAAACCAAACAAGGATGGTATCATCAAAGCTTTGGTGAATTATACCACCTTCAGCAGTGGAACACGTGTGCCCAATCCTGCGCAAGGTAAAGAGACTGAGACCCTGGACTTTGGGGTGAAGAACCAATATGGATACGGTATTGTGTCGTACAGGCAGATGCTGAAGGAAAAATGGAACCTGTATGTTGCGGGTTCGTACACTAAAAACCAGGATGATATTAAGGCAAATACTTTGAACATATTGAACAAGGATGACCGTGCACAATTTCGCGCAGAAGCAAAAAGGTATGTGAACAGCAGGCTGAGTATATTGGCCGGTACCGAGGTTCAAAACTTTACGTACCACCAGGCATTCGATACTTTCAAAACTGAGTTTACTGAAACGCAAGTTGCGGGATATGCAGAAGCTGACTGGACACCTATTTATTGGCTGGCATTTAAGCCAGGAGTACGTTATGAGCATAGTGGCCTGCTGGAGCAAAATTCAGTGTCGCCACGCCTGGCATTAGCTATTAAAGCTGGCAAGAACGGACAGTTCTCAGTAGCCAGTGGCATCTTCTACCAGATAGCAGATCCCCAATATTTCCTGCAGGATTATAAACCTGGATTGCAACGTTCTATCCACTACATAGCTAACTACCAGCTGATGAAGAACGACCGCATATTGCGCATAGAGGGTTACTATAAAGATTATGACCAGCTGGTACGCGAACTTGGCAACATGCCGTTCAATCCCGCAGCACTTGCTCAAAGGACGATAGCGGGCCCGGTCAGCAATACAGGTGATGGCTATGCTACCGGTGCTGAGCTTTTCTGGCGCGACAAAAAGAGCATCAAAAATGCTGATTACTGGATCTCATATAGCTATATAGATACCCGCCGCATCTATCGGAACTACCTGGAAGAAGTTCAACCAGACTTTATTGCCACTCATAATCTGAATATCGTAACCAAATACTTTATACCTAAATGGCAGACGCAGATCAATACTACCTATAGCTATTCGAGCGGAAGGCCTTATTTCAACCCAGACCCCGAAGTAGCATTTATGAGTGGTCGCACACCGGAATACCATAACCTCTCTATCGCTATCAACTACCTGACTTCGATAAAAAAATGGTTTACTGTGATCTATGGTGGTGTTGACAATGTGACGAATGCCAAGAATGTATTTGGCTACAGGTACAGCGGTGGACAGGCTATTCCGACGCGTCCGGCTCTGTACCGTTCTGTATTCGTAGGTGTAAACTTCTCACTCACGGAGTTTGACAAAGACGAACTGTAG